A segment of the Arachis hypogaea cultivar Tifrunner chromosome 5, arahy.Tifrunner.gnm2.J5K5, whole genome shotgun sequence genome:
AATGTTGCATGTGTTAGATGTTATTATTAGAATAAGATTTGAACTCTCTCTTACTCTACTCCATGTATTATTTGATATATTAGTTAACAGGGGAATTTATGGTAGTTATGAGTATGGTGATTATGGTAgttatgaaaatttaataatacttgaaaaatatagttaaaattaaagttatatttttttattatttgacaatattttttaatttgatcatTCTTTATTTCTTCAAATTTGAGGTACAAGACAGTGATTTAGTGATGTGTTGGCTGTTTTGAGGTACAGGACAGTGATTTAGTGAATTTTGTTGATATGAAACAACTCAAAATGCTAatgtttctttttccattttattctataattttctttcttttgattgGATTTCTAGATCTGAGATTTGAAATTCTGGTTGCTCTGTAGATTCTGTTGAGTCTTCTTGTTGTTGCTGTGGCTGAACATGAAAATCAAAAGTGGTTGTTGTTGAGCAGTTTGTTGTTGAAGTTCCTGATGAACCTGAACCTTGATTTGCAAAttgtttttcataaaattttgccAAAGATAAAATTTACTATTTATATTTATAGTCATTGAAACTATCCTAATTGTAATTGGGCTTGACCAATATTTTTACTCGCAACACTTAACTAAATTATTTAGTTCATGCAGTAATAGCTAGTATTGTAATTCATAGATATAAAATAGTAGAGTACGTAGCAGTAGCACTACTTGAGTGAAATTATATATACACGATACAATAACATCCCAGATTATATATACACGATACAGCAACAACCCAGATATATATAATAAGCCTAGCTAGAGCCTAGGTGGGTGCATGTGTATTAAGAAGTATTAAGAAGGCTCAAATTAAAGTGTTTTATAGAGATAGATGGAGGTGGCATGCATAGTAGTAGTATTTGTTTTAATTTGGGGATGGGGATTGGGGAGAGTTATGAAAAACTGGAACATTTGAAAGTCCAAATATAGATTCCTCTAGTTGAATCCAATCTGTTATATTAAATGCTTTATCTTTATTCAATATTTCCTTGGTTGCATTATCATGTCTACACAGAATATCAAATATCAATATGAGATTTAACATGTAAACAAATTGGTAACTTATCAATTCAGTTTGCTCTTTAGTAGTATGTATTTCTGCTTGTTGACATTTGAGATATTTGTTTTTGCcacttgaattattcattgttCATCAATAATGAAACCTTGTAGCATGTTGATATAATTGTTATAGTGGTGTATATGTATGACTTTCAACATTATTTTATTAGGTACTTTATAGTTTTAGGATTAgcttttagatatatttttattaaatgcaATTCTGAACTTTTAAGCTGAGGTGTGGAATATGATAGCAAATGAAGACTTAAATATAGGATAGCAAATGAGGACTTAACTTGCTAGCTTCTATTTTCTTTAAACCCCTTTCTGAATGTGTAACAGAAGATGGAAGCTATTGCCCTCTAAAATTAATAGGTTAAAAAAAGGGGATGGCTGAGATTCATGAGTAGAactagatataaaataaaatgcagGAAATCAGGGACTAATTGTCTAATTTAGTTTACTAAACATATTCTGATGCTTGAGTGACTACTTTTTATAGGGATAAGGTAAAGTTAATGTTGAAGTTTTATTGGCTGCTGTTTCTTTGGATTAGTTTGTGTTAATTTTagcatatttggcatcaaattttgAGTTACGTACACCTTGCTTTATATGCAAAGCAAGATGACTGAAAACAGTAATATTGAAGCAGCAGGGATGTCCGCTAGCACTCAACCATCTTCTCCACCGTCAAGTGTTCGTAAGAATCGGTCAGCTGTCTGGGATCATTTTGATGTAGAGAATGCTATCGAGAAGAAGGCTAAATGCAAATATTGTGGTAGCTTAATACAATATGGGAATGGAACTAGCTCAATGGGTGGTCATTTGAGAAGATGCAAGCAAAATCCTAATAATGAttcgaacaaaagaagaaaaacgacGACCACACCGACTATAGATGAGCGTGGTGTTTTAAATTCACCCAGTGCTTCCAAATTTGACCAAGAGGAGGCTCGAAGGGCACTTGTGGAAATGTTTATTGGGGAAGAGCTACCATTTCGCTTCGTTGAAAGCccgaaatttcgaaaatttgtgcaTGCTCTACAAGCAAGATTCAAAGTTCCTTCACGGACTACATTAGCACGTGACATTGGAGCTCTTTATGCTGAAGAGAAGATGAAGTTGCAAGATTTTCTTTCGACAAATTGTGGTAGAGTATGTCTAACCACTGACACTTggacttcaattcaaaattttacttaTATGAGTTTGACAGCACACTTTGTTAATTTGGATtggaaattacataaaaaaatacttaatttttgtCAAGTGGCAAGTCATTCAGGAGAGGTTATAGGAGCAACAATTGAATCTTGTTTAAATAATTGGAATTTGAATCGGGTCTTTAGTGTGACAGTTGATAATGCCTCGTCTAACGATGTTGCAATTAAATATCTGAAGCAACGATTGAATTCTTGGAATAGCATTATTTTGAATGGTGAATTTATTCATATGAGGTGTTGTGCACATATTATAAACTTAATTGTAAAAGAGGGGTTGAAAGAGATTGATGAATCAGTCTTGAGGATTCGTAGTGCAGTAAAGTATGTTAGATCTTCTCCATCTAGAGCTAGTAGGTTTCAAAAGTGTGTTGAATTAGAAAAAATCCAATATAAAGGCTTGCCTTGCATGGATGTTGAGACTAGGTGGAACTCTGCTTATCAAATGTTAGAGGTAGCTTTGAAGCATCGCAAAGCATTTGAGTTGCTTGCTTTGAAAGATAATGCCTATATAGGAGAGATGAATGGAGGAAAAGGGAAAGGTGTTCCTTCTGATTCAGACTGGGAGTATGCTGAGTCCATTGTACCATTTTTGCGAGTGTTCAGTGATGCCACTATACGTGTTTCTGGTACCTTATATGTTACCAGTGATATGTATATGAAGGAAGTATTTGCAATTGGACGATTTATTCGTCATTCTTGTGATTCTGTTGATTTTAGTACTATGTCAATGGCAGAAAGGATGAGGGTTAAGTATGAGAAGTATTGGGGCAATCCTGATTCAGTGAATATGTTGTTATTGATTGCTATCGTACTTAATCCAATGCAAAAGATTGAGTATGTCAATT
Coding sequences within it:
- the LOC140173214 gene encoding zinc finger BED domain-containing protein RICESLEEPER 2-like, translated to MTENSNIEAAGMSASTQPSSPPSSVRKNRSAVWDHFDVENAIEKKAKCKYCGSLIQYGNGTSSMGGHLRRCKQNPNNDSNKRRKTTTTPTIDERGVLNSPSASKFDQEEARRALVEMFIGEELPFRFVESPKFRKFVHALQARFKVPSRTTLARDIGALYAEEKMKLQDFLSTNCGRVCLTTDTWTSIQNFTYMSLTAHFVNLDWKLHKKILNFCQVASHSGEVIGATIESCLNNWNLNRVFSVTVDNASSNDVAIKYLKQRLNSWNSIILNGEFIHMRCCAHIINLIVKEGLKEIDESVLRIRSAVKYVRSSPSRASRFQKCVELEKIQYKGLPCMDVETRWNSAYQMLEVALKHRKAFELLALKDNAYIGEMNGGKGKGVPSDSDWEYAESIVPFLRVFSDATIRVSGTLYVTSDMYMKEVFAIGRFIRHSCDSVDFSTMSMAERMRVKYEKYWGNPDSVNMLLLIAIVLNPMQKIEYVNYFLDYFFREEKGGELKSKLSKCIKLLYQQYQSSEEASEADTQDVQANNINTNLHGMGFFLQATGRRTNTRSELDRYLQEECEPYSHKFDILNWWKVNSTRFPILGNMAREVLAIPISTVASESAFSTGGRVLDPYRSSLTPRMVEALVCTGDWLKEDLFSALDDDGEVLQQVDQDIFSSNDGACFMAASIDNLDDD